From the Halorussus salinus genome, the window CGCGCTCGTCGCGGACGGCTACCCCGACACGCTGGCCGAAGCCCGGCAGAACCCGCTGGTCGTGGGCCTCGAAAACCGGGAGGGAGAGGCGACCGACTACACCGTCGTCGCGGAACTGCACCGCGTGACGGGACCGCCCAACGAGACGACCGTGACCGCCGAGCGCGAACTCGCCCGGTACGGGGTCCGAGTCGCCGCCGGAGGGTCGTGGCAGACCCGCCACGTCCCCCGCGAGCGACTGTCCGGCGACCGCCTGCGACTCGTCTATCTGCTGTACCGCGGCGACCCGCCAGCTGACCCGAGCGTCGCCAACGCCGCCCGCGAGGTCCACGTCTGGCTGAACGGGAGCCGGTCGGCCGGAGGCGGAGCGGTAGGGAACGCGACGGCGGGAACCACGACGGCGGCGAACGCGACCGCGAACGCCTCGGCTCTCGATAGCCCCGGCCTCCTCGGGAGGTGGTCGTGAGTGGACGTAGCGCGCTCGACGCTGAAGCTCTACGTCGCGCAACTCGGGAGCGCCGCGCTCGTGGCGGTCGGACTCGTCTTCTTCTCCCGAGAGTTGGGCGCGGCGACGATGGGGGTGTTCTTCCTCTTTCAAGCGGTGCTGGAGATGCTGATGATTCCCGCCGACTTCGGCGTCCGCGGGGCGGTCGAGAAGCGCATCAGCGAGGGCGAGAGCCCCGCGGACATCTTCTCGACCGGACTCCTGTTGAAGGCGGGACTGGCCCTCCTCGCGGTGGCTGGCATCCTCGTGTTCCGGGGACAGCTCAACGACTACATCGGCGCGGAGTTGGCGCTGTATCTGGCCGTGGCGGTCGTCCTCCGGGAGTTCTCGTGGCTGATGATGCGCGTGCTGAAGGGCGAACTCCGCGTCGAGGAGACCGCGACCCTGAAGTTCGCCCAGAAGGCGGTCTGGATTCTCGGCGGGGCCGCGTTAGTCTACCTCGGCTGGGAGGTCGAGGGGCTGGTCTACGGGCTGATGGGCGGCTTCGCGGTCGTACTGGTCTGGGGCGCGTGGAAGGTGGCGACGCCAATCGGTCGCCCCTCGCGCGAGCGCGCCCAGTCGCTCGTGGACTACTCGAAGTACAACGTCGTCACGTCGGTCCAAGGCTACGTCGGCAACTGGCTGGACGTGGTGTTCATCGGCTTCTTCCTCACCCAGACCCACGTCGGGGCCTACGAGGTGTCGTGGCGCGTGACGACGTTCGTCCTGCTCCTGAGCAAGTCCATCGCACAGAGCATCTTTCCCCAAATCAGCGAGTGGAGCGGCGAGGACGCGACCGGCCGCATCGAGCGACTCATCACCGCGGTCGTCACGCCCTCGGTGTTCCTGCTCGTTCCCGCGCTGGTCGGGACCGCCCTGCTCGCGCGGCCGATTCTCGAACTCGTGTTCGGCGCGGAGTTCGGTATCGCGAGCGTCGCCTTCGTGATTCTGATGGGGTTCACGCTGGTCCGAGGCTTCGGCGTCGTCTTCGGCCGGGCGCTCGGCGCGATAGACCAGATGCGCCTCGCGGCGACCTCGGGCGTCGTCGCCACGACGAGCAACGTAATTTTGAACGCCGTTCTCGTCTTCCAGTTCGGCCTCGTCGGCGCGGCGGTGGCCACGCTCTGCTCGGGACTCATCGGGACCGGACTCGACGCCCGCTTCCTCGCGCAACACATCGACCTCGAACTGCCCGTCACTGAACTGAAGTACTGCGT encodes:
- a CDS encoding flippase gives rise to the protein MDVARSTLKLYVAQLGSAALVAVGLVFFSRELGAATMGVFFLFQAVLEMLMIPADFGVRGAVEKRISEGESPADIFSTGLLLKAGLALLAVAGILVFRGQLNDYIGAELALYLAVAVVLREFSWLMMRVLKGELRVEETATLKFAQKAVWILGGAALVYLGWEVEGLVYGLMGGFAVVLVWGAWKVATPIGRPSRERAQSLVDYSKYNVVTSVQGYVGNWLDVVFIGFFLTQTHVGAYEVSWRVTTFVLLLSKSIAQSIFPQISEWSGEDATGRIERLITAVVTPSVFLLVPALVGTALLARPILELVFGAEFGIASVAFVILMGFTLVRGFGVVFGRALGAIDQMRLAATSGVVATTSNVILNAVLVFQFGLVGAAVATLCSGLIGTGLDARFLAQHIDLELPVTELKYCVVSAGVMGVAVLLARSSIGVGNLWELAAVIAVGAGTYGAAVLAFRPLRTRVLGTLPVGRLERWSP